The following coding sequences lie in one Fusobacterium sp. IOR10 genomic window:
- a CDS encoding AbrB family transcriptional regulator, producing MKILIIVFFCIIGGSMGKKMKIPAGAMLGSIFVMVAHNYFFKEIILPNNFKMLVQILTGAYIGSKIGIDDIKGFRYILKPAITILFVMVILNFVMVFFMMKFTDMDFVTAVFATSPGGLPDMAIIAYDFGADVSKITILQLVRLLSVIIIPNIIEILLKRFNNISIKEKEINVKKVQNKNEISKIIITFLISSLGGIVGYKLGIPAGTMTFAMIFTAIYNITLKKAYIPMKVKDLAQILAGVLIGSKVTVSDILQLNTIGIPVFIVILGFILMNIILGTLVYKTSDFNLSTSFFSASPGGMTNISIIADDFGADTPKVSVIQLMRVISIIAFYPIIIIFVMKILNLN from the coding sequence ATGAAAATTTTAATAATAGTTTTTTTTTGTATAATTGGTGGAAGCATGGGAAAGAAAATGAAAATTCCAGCAGGGGCTATGTTAGGATCAATATTTGTAATGGTGGCACACAATTATTTTTTTAAAGAAATTATATTGCCAAATAATTTTAAAATGTTAGTACAAATATTAACAGGAGCATACATAGGTTCTAAAATAGGAATAGATGATATAAAAGGATTTCGTTATATACTAAAACCAGCAATTACGATTTTATTTGTAATGGTTATACTAAATTTTGTAATGGTATTCTTTATGATGAAATTTACAGATATGGATTTTGTAACAGCTGTATTTGCAACTTCTCCAGGTGGACTTCCAGATATGGCAATAATTGCTTATGATTTTGGTGCAGATGTTTCAAAAATTACTATATTACAGTTAGTAAGACTTCTTTCAGTGATAATAATACCAAATATAATTGAAATATTATTAAAAAGATTCAATAATATTTCAATAAAAGAAAAAGAGATTAATGTAAAAAAAGTACAAAATAAAAATGAAATATCTAAAATAATTATAACATTTTTAATAAGTTCTCTAGGAGGAATAGTAGGTTATAAGTTGGGAATACCTGCTGGAACTATGACCTTTGCAATGATATTTACAGCTATATATAACATTACTTTAAAAAAAGCCTATATTCCAATGAAAGTTAAAGATCTAGCACAAATTTTAGCAGGAGTCTTAATAGGCTCAAAGGTAACTGTTAGTGATATTTTACAATTAAATACAATAGGAATACCTGTTTTCATTGTTATTTTAGGCTTTATACTAATGAATATAATATTAGGAACCTTAGTATATAAAACAAGCGATTTTAATTTATCAACTTCATTTTTTTCAGCATCTCCAGGGGGGATGACAAATATTTCCATAATTGCAGATGATTTTGGAGCAGACACTCCTAAAGTCAGTGTTATACAACTAATGCGTGTTATAAGTATTATAGCTTTTTATCCAATTATAATAATA